The Mycolicibacterium flavescens genome has a segment encoding these proteins:
- the thiE gene encoding thiamine-phosphate pyrophosphorylase — protein MHEPRERLASASLYLCTDARRERGDLAEFADAALAGGVDLIQLRDKGSPGEQRLGPLEARQELEALEVLADAARRHGALLAVNDRADIALAAGADVLHLGQDDLPLAVARGIVGAAPVIGRSTHDADQVAAAVEEAVDYFCVGPCWRTPTKPGRPAPGLELVRHTAELKSDKPWFAIGGIDTDRLPQVLAAGARRVVVVRAITAAEDPRAAAAQLKAALRPAG, from the coding sequence GTGCACGAACCTCGAGAACGCCTGGCCAGCGCGTCGCTGTACCTGTGCACCGACGCCCGGCGCGAGCGCGGTGACCTCGCGGAGTTCGCCGACGCCGCCCTCGCCGGCGGGGTCGACCTCATCCAACTGCGCGATAAGGGTTCGCCGGGCGAACAGCGGTTGGGCCCCTTGGAGGCGCGTCAGGAACTCGAGGCGCTCGAGGTGCTCGCCGACGCCGCCCGCCGCCACGGCGCGCTGCTGGCCGTCAACGACCGCGCCGACATCGCGCTGGCCGCCGGCGCCGACGTGCTTCATCTGGGCCAGGACGACCTTCCGCTGGCGGTCGCGCGCGGCATCGTCGGTGCGGCGCCGGTGATCGGGCGCTCCACCCACGACGCGGACCAGGTCGCGGCGGCGGTCGAGGAGGCCGTCGACTATTTCTGCGTCGGCCCGTGCTGGCGCACCCCGACCAAGCCGGGCCGCCCGGCGCCCGGCCTGGAGCTGGTCCGGCACACCGCCGAATTGAAGAGCGACAAGCCGTGGTTCGCGATCGGCGGAATCGACACCGACCGGTTACCGCAGGTGCTGGCGGCCGGCGCGCGGCGCGTCGTCGTGGTGCGGGCGATCACCGCGGCCGAGGACCCGCGGGCCGCGGCCGCACAGTTGAAGGCCGCGCTCAGACCTGCCGGTTGA
- a CDS encoding ADP-ribose pyrophosphatase, which yields MRGDGDGWVVSQGQAYWGRYGAAGLLLRAPGRDGAPVVLLQHRAAWSHQGDTWGLPGGARDSHETPEQAAIREAHEEAGLPAEQLTVRKVVETKIVAGDGVSWSYSTVIADAQEMLHTVPNRESAELRWVAVDDVAKLPLHPGFAASWQRLRDEFASIPLLVNRQV from the coding sequence GTGCGTGGCGACGGTGACGGATGGGTGGTTTCCCAAGGCCAGGCCTACTGGGGCAGGTACGGCGCGGCCGGCCTCCTGCTGCGGGCCCCCGGGCGCGACGGCGCGCCGGTGGTGCTGCTCCAACACCGGGCGGCCTGGAGCCACCAGGGCGACACCTGGGGTCTACCGGGCGGGGCGCGCGACAGCCACGAGACTCCGGAGCAGGCGGCCATCCGGGAGGCCCACGAGGAAGCGGGGCTGCCCGCCGAGCAGTTGACCGTGCGCAAGGTGGTGGAGACCAAGATCGTCGCGGGCGACGGGGTCAGCTGGAGCTACAGCACGGTCATCGCCGACGCCCAGGAGATGCTGCACACCGTGCCGAACCGGGAGAGCGCCGAGTTGCGCTGGGTGGCCGTCGACGACGTCGCGAAGCTGCCCCTGCACCCTGGCTTCGCCGCCAGCTGGCAGCGGTTGCGCGACGAGTTCGCCTCGATCCCTCTCCTGGTCAACCGGCAGGTCTGA
- a CDS encoding Conserved membrane protein of uncharacterised function, with translation MGPVENDELESDANEVRAHVTVELAHPSTEPLASRSPSTPAQQRWWFLWTTPGRILTIGVVLSALVIASAFATSTTINDRQQALMTVLNHTEPLSFAAGQLYTTLSVADAAAATAFIAGAEPRDVRQRYEQAITDASVAVTRASSGLTDEDLVQLLGRLNAELSVYTGLVETARTNNRSGNPVGSSYLSEASALMQTQILPGAQRLYEETSQRVDAETSASTRIPGPVILVVLATLLFGVFANRWLARRTRRRINIGFVAGGLAVLTMLIWVGTALVISTSDSRSAKDTAAESLKTVTNLAITAQQARADETLSLIRRGDETVRKQSYYQRIDMMQQQLADYLAREDAIDKTDLGEAEQLLKRWRAADDRINAYISVGNYQAATQVALGTGADDSTPAFNKLDEALSQGIEESRKQLRDDIINAHRVLSGATVGAAVLSVVAAVAVALGLWPRLSEYR, from the coding sequence GTGGGACCGGTCGAAAACGACGAGCTGGAAAGCGATGCTAATGAGGTCCGCGCGCACGTGACTGTGGAGTTGGCGCACCCGTCGACGGAGCCGCTCGCGTCGCGGTCGCCGTCGACGCCCGCACAACAACGCTGGTGGTTCCTGTGGACCACGCCCGGCCGCATCCTGACCATCGGGGTCGTGCTGTCCGCGCTCGTCATCGCCAGCGCGTTCGCCACCTCGACGACGATCAACGACCGGCAGCAGGCGCTGATGACCGTGCTCAACCACACCGAGCCGCTGTCCTTCGCCGCCGGGCAGCTCTACACGACGCTTTCGGTGGCCGACGCCGCGGCGGCCACCGCCTTCATCGCCGGAGCGGAACCGCGCGACGTCCGGCAACGGTACGAGCAGGCGATCACGGACGCGTCGGTGGCCGTGACTCGGGCGTCGAGCGGGCTCACTGACGAGGATCTGGTGCAGTTGCTCGGCCGCCTTAACGCGGAGTTGTCGGTGTACACGGGCTTGGTCGAGACCGCCCGCACCAACAACCGTTCGGGCAACCCGGTGGGTTCTTCGTACCTGTCGGAAGCGTCGGCGTTGATGCAGACGCAGATCCTGCCCGGGGCCCAACGGCTCTACGAGGAGACCTCACAGCGAGTGGACGCCGAGACCAGCGCGTCCACCCGCATCCCCGGCCCGGTCATCCTGGTGGTCCTGGCGACCCTGCTGTTCGGGGTGTTCGCCAACCGTTGGCTGGCCAGGCGCACGCGCAGGCGGATCAACATCGGCTTCGTCGCGGGCGGTCTCGCGGTTCTGACCATGCTGATCTGGGTGGGCACGGCCCTGGTCATCTCGACCTCGGACAGTCGCAGCGCCAAGGACACGGCCGCCGAGTCGTTGAAGACGGTGACAAACCTGGCGATCACCGCGCAGCAGGCCCGCGCCGACGAGACACTGTCGTTGATCCGGCGCGGCGACGAGACGGTGCGCAAACAGTCGTACTACCAGCGCATCGACATGATGCAGCAGCAGCTTGCCGATTACCTGGCCCGCGAGGACGCCATCGACAAGACCGACCTCGGCGAGGCCGAGCAGCTGCTGAAGCGCTGGCGCGCCGCCGACGATCGCATCAACGCCTACATCAGCGTCGGCAACTATCAGGCCGCCACACAGGTGGCGCTCGGCACCGGGGCAGACGACTCGACGCCGGCGTTCAACAAGCTCGACGAGGCGTTGAGCCAGGGCATCGAAGAGAGCCGTAAGCAACTCCGCGACGACATCATCAACGCACACCGGGTGCTATCGGGTGCGACCGTCGGCGCCGCTGTGCTCAGCGTCGTCGCGGCGGTCGCGGTGGCGCTGGGGTTGTGGCCGAGGCTGAGTGAGTACAGGTGA
- the peb1A gene encoding amino acid ABC transporter substrate-binding protein, PAAT family: MKKFFAILVAAALVLTGCGQAASVTSTPGVTLGPPTPAGMEELPPQPVHPPRDDTEDCERTASLRPFSNRAEAEEAVANIRARGRLIVGLDIGSNLFSFRDPITGQITGFDVDIAGEIARDIFGTPSQVEYRILSSADRIAALQNNQVDVVVKTMTITCERKKMIGFSTTYLTANQRILAPRDSTIRQASDLSGRRVCVAKGTTSLERIRQITPPPIIVGVVAWADCLVALQQRQVDAVSTDDSILAGLVSQDPYLHIVGPSLNEEPYGIGVNRQNTGLIRYVNGTLERIRRDGTWNTLYRKWLTVLGPAPAPPVARYYD, translated from the coding sequence GTGAAGAAGTTCTTCGCCATCCTCGTCGCCGCCGCGCTGGTGCTCACCGGCTGCGGGCAGGCGGCGTCGGTGACCTCCACACCCGGTGTGACGCTTGGGCCGCCCACGCCGGCGGGTATGGAGGAGCTGCCGCCGCAACCGGTGCACCCGCCACGCGACGACACCGAGGACTGTGAGCGCACGGCGAGCCTTCGCCCGTTCAGCAACCGGGCCGAGGCCGAGGAGGCCGTCGCGAACATCCGCGCACGGGGACGGCTGATCGTCGGCCTGGACATCGGCAGCAACCTGTTCTCGTTCCGGGACCCGATCACCGGGCAGATCACCGGGTTCGACGTCGACATCGCCGGTGAGATCGCCCGCGACATCTTCGGAACCCCGTCGCAGGTGGAGTACCGCATCCTATCGTCGGCGGACCGCATCGCGGCGTTGCAGAACAATCAGGTCGACGTCGTCGTCAAGACCATGACCATCACGTGCGAACGCAAGAAGATGATCGGGTTCTCGACGACGTATCTGACCGCCAATCAACGCATCCTGGCGCCGCGCGACTCGACGATCCGGCAGGCGTCGGACCTTTCGGGACGCCGCGTCTGCGTCGCGAAGGGCACGACATCGCTGGAGCGGATCCGCCAGATCACGCCGCCGCCGATCATCGTCGGGGTGGTCGCGTGGGCCGACTGCCTGGTGGCGTTGCAGCAGCGGCAGGTCGACGCCGTCAGCACCGACGACTCAATCCTCGCCGGTCTGGTGTCACAGGATCCGTACCTGCACATCGTCGGACCGAGCCTCAACGAGGAGCCCTACGGCATCGGGGTCAACCGGCAGAACACCGGCCTGATCCGGTACGTCAACGGCACGCTTGAGCGGATCCGCCGCGACGGCACCTGGAACACGTTGTACCGCAAATGGTTGACGGTGCTCGGGCCTGCGCCGGCTCCTCCGGTCGCGAGGTATTACGACTGA
- the pknG gene encoding protein kinase family protein: MSETQLDDYDEESPGTQPASFDDMSMDSASTIRPMATEAVFRPHLDDDDGESVGTGDTEPQEQTTTTTRALSRTRRLGGGLVEIPRVRAKDPLDALMTNPVVAENKRFCWNCGRPVGRSSDGKPARSEGWCPHCGSPYSFLPQLNPGDMVADQYEIKGCIAHGGLGWVYLAFDHNVNERPVVLKGLVHSGDAEAQKIAMAERQFLAEVTHPGIVKIYNFVEHADQHGNPVGYIVMEYVGGTSLKQAKGEKLPVAQAIGYMLEILPALGYLHSLGLTYNDLKPENIMITEEQLKLIDLGAVSTINSFGYLYGTPGYQAPEIVRTGPTVATDIYTVGRTLAALTLNLRTRRGRYVDGLPEDDPVLAEYDSFGRALRRAIDPDPRRRFGSADEMSGQLLGVLREVVAKDTGSPKPGLSTVFSPTRSTFGIDLLVAHTDVYLDGQVHSERLTAQEIVRALPVPLVDPTDVGAPVLSASVVSQPVQALDQLRAARHGALDSEGIDLSDSVELPLMEVRALLDLGDVAKATRKLDDLTERVGWPWRLVWFKAVSELLTAGYDSATKHFTEVLDTMPGELAPKLALAATAELAGTPDAGKFYNTVWSTDNGVISAGFGLARAQSAAGERDDAVKTLDKVPAMSRHFTTARLTSAVTLLSGRSSSEITEQQIRDAARRVEALPDTEPRVLQIRALVLGTAMDWLADNTASTNHILGFPFTEHGLQLGVEASLRALARVAPTQAHRYALVDLANSVRPTSTF; encoded by the coding sequence ATGTCCGAAACCCAGCTGGACGACTACGACGAAGAGAGCCCGGGCACTCAGCCGGCGAGCTTCGACGACATGAGCATGGATTCCGCCTCGACCATCCGCCCGATGGCGACCGAGGCGGTGTTCCGGCCCCACCTCGACGACGACGACGGCGAGTCGGTGGGCACCGGGGACACCGAGCCGCAGGAGCAGACCACCACCACGACGCGGGCGTTGTCGCGGACGCGCCGCCTGGGCGGTGGGCTGGTCGAGATCCCGCGGGTGCGGGCCAAGGACCCGCTAGACGCGCTGATGACCAACCCGGTGGTCGCGGAGAACAAGCGGTTCTGTTGGAACTGCGGGCGCCCCGTCGGCCGTTCCAGCGATGGCAAGCCCGCCCGGTCGGAAGGCTGGTGCCCGCACTGCGGCAGCCCGTATTCGTTTCTGCCGCAACTGAATCCGGGTGACATGGTCGCCGACCAGTACGAGATCAAGGGCTGTATCGCGCACGGCGGCCTTGGCTGGGTCTATCTGGCTTTCGACCACAACGTCAACGAACGGCCGGTCGTGCTCAAGGGTCTGGTGCATTCCGGTGACGCCGAGGCGCAGAAGATCGCGATGGCCGAGCGCCAGTTCCTGGCCGAGGTCACCCATCCCGGGATCGTGAAGATCTACAACTTCGTCGAGCATGCCGACCAGCACGGCAACCCCGTCGGTTACATCGTGATGGAGTACGTCGGCGGCACGTCGCTCAAACAGGCCAAGGGTGAGAAGCTGCCGGTGGCCCAGGCCATCGGGTACATGCTCGAAATCCTGCCTGCGCTTGGTTATCTGCACTCGCTCGGCCTGACCTACAACGACCTCAAGCCCGAGAACATCATGATCACCGAGGAACAGCTCAAGCTGATCGACCTCGGTGCGGTGTCGACCATCAACTCCTTCGGCTATCTCTACGGAACCCCGGGATACCAGGCTCCCGAGATCGTGCGGACGGGGCCGACGGTGGCCACCGACATCTACACCGTCGGGCGCACGCTCGCGGCGCTGACGCTGAATTTGCGCACGCGCAGGGGCCGCTACGTCGACGGGTTGCCCGAGGACGATCCGGTCCTGGCCGAGTACGACTCGTTCGGCCGGGCGCTGCGCCGGGCGATCGATCCGGACCCTCGGCGGCGGTTCGGCAGCGCCGACGAGATGTCCGGACAGCTGCTCGGCGTGCTGCGCGAAGTCGTGGCGAAGGACACCGGGTCCCCCAAACCCGGTCTGTCCACGGTGTTTTCGCCCACGCGGTCGACGTTCGGCATCGATCTTCTGGTCGCCCACACCGACGTCTACCTCGACGGGCAGGTGCACTCGGAACGGCTTACCGCCCAGGAGATCGTCAGGGCTCTCCCCGTACCCCTGGTCGACCCGACCGACGTCGGTGCGCCTGTGCTGTCGGCCAGCGTGGTGAGCCAGCCCGTACAGGCCCTCGACCAGCTGCGCGCGGCCAGGCACGGGGCGCTGGACTCCGAAGGCATCGACCTGTCGGACTCGGTCGAACTGCCGCTGATGGAAGTGCGCGCGCTGCTCGACCTCGGCGACGTGGCCAAGGCCACGCGCAAGCTCGACGACCTCACCGAGCGGGTGGGCTGGCCATGGCGGCTCGTCTGGTTCAAGGCCGTGTCCGAACTGCTGACCGCCGGTTACGACTCGGCGACAAAGCATTTCACCGAGGTGCTCGACACGATGCCCGGCGAGCTGGCACCCAAATTGGCCTTGGCCGCCACCGCCGAGTTGGCAGGCACCCCCGACGCGGGCAAGTTCTACAACACCGTGTGGTCGACCGACAACGGGGTGATCTCGGCGGGATTCGGGCTGGCCCGCGCGCAGTCGGCCGCCGGCGAGCGCGATGACGCGGTGAAGACCCTGGACAAGGTGCCCGCGATGTCGCGGCACTTCACGACGGCCCGGTTGACCAGCGCAGTCACATTGCTGTCCGGTCGCTCGTCGAGCGAGATCACCGAACAGCAGATCCGGGATGCCGCACGGCGCGTCGAGGCGCTGCCCGACACCGAGCCGCGGGTGCTGCAGATCCGCGCGCTGGTGCTGGGCACCGCGATGGACTGGCTGGCCGACAACACCGCCAGCACCAATCACATCCTCGGGTTCCCGTTCACCGAACACGGATTGCAGTTGGGCGTGGAGGCCTCGCTGCGCGCTCTTGCGCGGGTGGCCCCCACCCAGGCGCACCGCTACGCGCTCGTGGATCTGGCCAACAGCGTCCGTCCGACCAGCACGTTCTGA
- the glbN gene encoding globin, whose translation MPSIYEQIGGHEALEGVVEDFYIRVLADDQLSGFFTGTNMARLKGRQVEFFAAALGGPEPYTGAPMRQVHQGRGITVHHFNLVAGHLAASLAAAGVPSETAGQILEAIAPLSGEIATASVA comes from the coding sequence ATGCCGAGTATCTACGAGCAGATTGGCGGCCACGAGGCCCTCGAAGGCGTGGTCGAGGACTTCTACATCCGCGTGCTGGCCGACGACCAGCTGTCCGGATTCTTCACCGGAACCAACATGGCGCGGCTCAAGGGCCGGCAGGTCGAGTTCTTCGCCGCCGCGCTGGGCGGGCCCGAGCCCTATACCGGCGCGCCGATGCGCCAGGTCCACCAGGGCCGCGGAATCACGGTCCACCATTTCAACCTTGTCGCGGGACATCTGGCCGCGAGCCTGGCCGCGGCCGGGGTGCCGTCGGAGACGGCCGGGCAGATTCTCGAAGCCATCGCCCCGCTGAGCGGCGAGATCGCGACCGCCAGCGTCGCCTGA
- a CDS encoding anti-anti-sigma regulatory factor, with amino-acid sequence MSAVGTCRVFRPDPRSFDQCEHHHRASFTASHRHGSTVLVTVEGEIDATNSRALATYVEGQVAGTRRLVIDLRLVDFFGSAGFAALHYINVICSRNGIDWQVRCGRQVRRLLAICDSAQELPLEKPRSVLDEVRASAGDRELLISGNN; translated from the coding sequence GTGTCCGCTGTAGGAACCTGCCGGGTGTTCCGTCCCGACCCTCGGTCCTTCGATCAGTGCGAACACCACCATCGCGCCAGCTTCACCGCGTCGCACAGACACGGCTCGACGGTGCTCGTGACGGTCGAAGGCGAGATCGATGCGACCAACAGCAGAGCGCTGGCCACCTACGTCGAAGGTCAGGTCGCCGGCACCCGGCGTCTCGTGATCGACCTGCGGCTCGTCGACTTCTTCGGCAGCGCAGGCTTCGCCGCGCTGCACTACATCAACGTGATCTGCTCCCGGAACGGAATCGACTGGCAGGTGCGCTGCGGCAGGCAGGTCCGCCGGCTGCTGGCCATCTGCGATTCCGCCCAGGAACTGCCGCTCGAGAAGCCGCGCTCAGTGCTCGACGAGGTTCGTGCAAGCGCGGGCGATCGCGAGCTCCTCATCAGTGGGAACAACTAG
- the ackA gene encoding acetate kinase: MARSVLVLNSGSSSLKYAVIEPDSETMVIDGIVERIGEGQVRDHAEALQTAFGQMAEAGRGLDALDLVAVGHRVVHGGPDLYEPTLIDDALVARIEELSPLAPLHNPPSLLGIKEARKALPDLPHVAVFDTAFFHDLPAAAATYAIDRDVAEQWHIRRYGFHGTSHQYVSEQAAAFLGVPLDSVRQIVLHLGNGASASAIVGGRPVDTSMGLTPMEGLVMGTRSGDIDPGLMFYLWRTADMKVEDIEEMLNRRSGVRGLGGEVDFRVLHQRIESGDSSAQLAYDVYIHRLRKYIGAYLALLGGADVITFTAGVGENDAAVRRDALSGMAPLGIELDEVLNAKADKKARRISADRSPTAVLVVPTDEELAIARACTNLVEH, from the coding sequence ATGGCGCGCAGCGTACTGGTGCTCAACTCGGGCTCGTCGTCACTCAAATACGCTGTCATTGAACCGGATTCGGAGACGATGGTGATCGACGGCATCGTCGAGCGCATCGGTGAGGGACAGGTACGCGACCATGCCGAGGCGCTGCAGACGGCGTTCGGCCAGATGGCCGAGGCGGGCCGGGGCCTCGACGCCCTCGACCTCGTCGCCGTCGGGCACCGCGTGGTCCACGGCGGCCCCGACCTTTATGAGCCGACACTGATCGACGACGCTCTCGTCGCCAGGATCGAGGAACTGTCTCCTCTTGCCCCGCTGCACAATCCGCCGTCTCTGCTGGGAATCAAGGAGGCACGCAAGGCGCTGCCCGATCTGCCGCATGTGGCGGTCTTCGACACCGCCTTCTTCCACGACCTACCGGCCGCGGCGGCGACGTACGCGATCGACCGCGACGTCGCTGAGCAGTGGCATATCCGTCGCTACGGTTTCCACGGCACCTCGCACCAGTACGTCAGCGAGCAGGCCGCGGCCTTTCTGGGTGTGCCGTTGGACTCGGTGCGCCAGATCGTGCTGCACCTGGGCAACGGCGCTTCGGCCTCTGCCATCGTCGGGGGCCGACCGGTGGACACCTCGATGGGGCTGACCCCGATGGAGGGCCTGGTGATGGGGACCCGGTCCGGCGACATCGACCCCGGTCTGATGTTCTACCTGTGGCGAACGGCGGACATGAAGGTCGAGGACATCGAGGAGATGCTCAACCGTCGGTCCGGGGTGCGTGGGCTCGGCGGCGAGGTCGACTTCCGGGTCCTGCACCAGCGCATCGAATCAGGGGACTCCTCTGCGCAACTGGCGTACGACGTATACATCCACCGGCTGCGCAAGTACATCGGCGCCTATCTTGCGCTACTGGGCGGCGCGGACGTCATCACCTTCACTGCCGGAGTGGGGGAGAACGACGCGGCGGTGCGGCGCGACGCGTTGAGTGGCATGGCGCCGTTGGGCATAGAACTCGACGAGGTGCTCAACGCCAAAGCCGACAAGAAAGCCCGGCGGATATCGGCCGATCGGTCCCCGACGGCGGTGCTAGTTGTTCCCACTGATGAGGAGCTCGCGATCGCCCGCGCTTGCACGAACCTCGTCGAGCACTGA
- the pta gene encoding phosphate acetyltransferase: MNNPPKRRPVSAVYVASPEGDTGKSTIALGILHRLTATVAKVGVFRPITRLGEDSDYILELLLSHTTAGLAYDDCVGVGYEQLHEDPDGALAEIVDRYHRVADQCDAVLIVGSDYTDVATPSELSTNARIAANLGAPVVLAVKAKDRSPDAVANIVDICLDEITAQHAHTAAVVANRCDPAQLTAVLDALKDFDPECYALPEEPLLVAPSVAELQQAVEGELISGDPALLSREAMDLMVAGMTAERVLERLSEGVAVIAAGDRSDVVLALASAHAAEGFPSLSCIILNGGLELHPSISALVSGLGLRLPIIATEFRTFETASRVASARGRVTATSMRKIDTAIALMETHVDIADMLDRLAIPIPQVVTPQMFTYKLLEWARSDRKHIVLPEGDDDRILTAAGRLLHRGVAELTILGEESQIRARAAELGIDISAAVVLDPQISDLCDKFAEQYAEMRKHKGVTVEQAREIIHDVSYFGTMLVHNDMVDGMVSGARHTTAHTVRPAFEIIRTLPDVSTVSSIFLMCLADRVLAYGDCAIVPDPTAEQLADIAISSARTAASFDIEPRVAMLSYSTGTSGSGADVEKVREATELVMQREPDLLVDGPIQYDAAVDASVAKSKMPDSKVAGRATVLIFPDLNTGNNTYKAVQRSAGAIAIGPVLQGLKKPVNDLSRGALVEDIVNTVAITAIQAQTL, translated from the coding sequence GTGAACAATCCACCGAAGCGTCGGCCGGTCTCCGCCGTCTACGTCGCATCCCCGGAAGGCGACACCGGTAAATCCACGATCGCGCTGGGCATCCTGCACCGGTTGACCGCCACGGTGGCCAAGGTCGGTGTCTTCCGCCCGATCACGCGGCTCGGCGAGGACAGTGACTACATCCTCGAACTGCTGCTGTCCCACACCACGGCGGGCTTGGCCTACGACGACTGCGTGGGTGTCGGCTACGAGCAGCTGCACGAGGACCCCGACGGCGCGTTGGCCGAGATCGTCGACCGGTACCACCGGGTGGCCGACCAGTGCGATGCGGTCCTGATCGTCGGCAGCGACTACACCGACGTCGCCACGCCCAGCGAGTTGTCGACCAACGCACGCATCGCGGCCAACCTCGGCGCTCCGGTTGTGCTGGCGGTCAAGGCCAAAGATCGCAGCCCCGACGCCGTCGCGAACATCGTCGATATCTGCCTCGACGAGATCACCGCCCAGCATGCGCACACCGCGGCGGTCGTCGCCAACCGCTGTGACCCCGCACAACTGACCGCGGTGCTCGACGCTTTGAAGGATTTCGATCCCGAGTGCTACGCGCTGCCGGAGGAACCGCTGCTGGTCGCCCCGTCGGTCGCCGAACTGCAGCAGGCCGTCGAGGGTGAATTGATCAGTGGCGATCCGGCGCTGCTGTCGCGTGAGGCGATGGATCTGATGGTCGCCGGGATGACGGCCGAACGCGTCCTGGAGCGGCTGAGCGAGGGCGTGGCGGTGATCGCGGCCGGCGACCGATCCGACGTCGTGCTCGCGCTCGCCAGTGCCCATGCCGCCGAAGGCTTCCCGTCGTTGTCCTGCATCATCCTCAATGGCGGGCTGGAACTACATCCCTCGATCTCGGCCCTCGTGTCGGGGCTGGGGCTACGGCTGCCGATCATCGCCACCGAATTCCGGACGTTCGAGACCGCCAGTCGGGTGGCCTCCGCACGCGGCAGGGTGACGGCGACCTCCATGCGCAAGATCGACACCGCCATCGCGTTGATGGAAACCCACGTCGACATCGCGGACATGCTGGATCGGTTGGCCATCCCGATTCCGCAGGTGGTCACCCCCCAGATGTTCACCTACAAGCTGTTGGAGTGGGCCCGGTCGGACCGTAAGCACATCGTGTTGCCGGAGGGCGACGACGACCGCATCCTGACCGCGGCCGGTCGGCTGCTGCACCGCGGCGTCGCCGAGCTGACAATCCTGGGCGAAGAATCTCAGATACGGGCGCGCGCAGCGGAATTGGGTATCGATATCTCCGCCGCCGTCGTTCTCGACCCGCAGATCAGCGACCTGTGCGACAAGTTCGCCGAACAGTACGCCGAAATGCGCAAGCACAAGGGCGTCACGGTGGAGCAGGCGCGCGAAATCATCCATGACGTTTCCTATTTCGGCACCATGCTGGTGCACAACGACATGGTCGACGGCATGGTCTCCGGTGCCCGCCACACCACCGCCCACACGGTGCGACCCGCCTTCGAGATCATCAGGACGCTGCCCGACGTGTCGACGGTTTCCAGTATCTTCTTGATGTGCCTTGCCGACCGGGTGCTGGCGTACGGTGACTGCGCGATCGTGCCGGATCCGACCGCCGAGCAGCTGGCCGACATCGCGATCTCGTCGGCCCGCACCGCGGCCAGCTTCGACATCGAGCCGCGAGTCGCGATGCTGTCCTACTCGACGGGTACCAGCGGATCCGGCGCGGACGTCGAAAAGGTCCGGGAGGCAACCGAACTGGTCATGCAGCGGGAACCGGACCTGCTGGTCGACGGTCCCATCCAGTACGACGCTGCCGTCGACGCCTCGGTGGCCAAGTCCAAGATGCCCGACTCGAAGGTGGCAGGCCGGGCCACGGTGCTGATCTTCCCCGACCTCAACACCGGGAACAACACGTACAAAGCGGTCCAACGCAGCGCTGGCGCAATCGCGATCGGGCCGGTGCTGCAAGGGTTGAAGAAACCCGTCAACGACCTCTCGCGCGGGGCGTTGGTGGAGGACATTGTCAACACCGTGGCGATCACCGCGATCCAGGCGCAGACGCTCTGA